In the genome of Nitrospirota bacterium, one region contains:
- a CDS encoding universal stress protein — protein MNNANEFGVEFGKILFPTDFSESAENASHYAISMAEKFGSKIFAVHVIEPFTYTSDLGIDMADQYQVMEATAKRFLEDVVTSIREKNIDVEGFLLTGEPFVEIIKLAKQEQVNIIIMATHGRTGIEHLLLGSTAEKVVRKSPCPVLTVKRPGQTFSLP, from the coding sequence ATGAATAATGCGAATGAATTTGGGGTTGAATTCGGGAAAATACTCTTTCCTACTGATTTTTCTGAGTCAGCAGAAAATGCATCACATTATGCAATCTCTATGGCAGAGAAATTCGGCAGCAAGATATTTGCCGTGCATGTAATTGAACCATTTACCTATACTTCTGATTTAGGTATTGATATGGCTGACCAGTATCAGGTGATGGAGGCTACTGCTAAGAGGTTTCTTGAAGATGTAGTAACCTCCATCAGAGAAAAAAACATTGATGTTGAAGGCTTCCTGTTAACAGGTGAACCATTTGTAGAGATTATAAAACTTGCAAAACAGGAGCAGGTCAATATTATCATTATGGCAACACACGGGCGAACGGGTATTGAACATTTACTCCTTGGAAGTACGGCTGAAAAAGTTGTAAGAAAATCACCCTGTCCTGTACTGACCGTAAAAAGGCCCGGTCAGACCTTCAGTTTGCCGTAA
- a CDS encoding helix-hairpin-helix domain-containing protein, with protein sequence MIKGFLRISGLLLLLSLSTLQPGIIHAEQTVNTQNAAVSAINVNTASANEIAAIPGLGEKKSMAIIKYREKHGSFAKVEDLKKVDGIGNKLFEKIKPYVAVKTDTARQEK encoded by the coding sequence ATGATAAAAGGTTTTCTTCGTATCAGCGGCCTGCTTCTGCTTTTAAGCCTTTCCACCTTACAGCCCGGAATCATCCATGCAGAGCAGACTGTAAACACACAAAATGCAGCAGTATCAGCAATAAATGTGAATACTGCATCAGCAAATGAGATTGCCGCTATTCCCGGACTTGGAGAGAAGAAGTCTATGGCGATTATTAAATACAGGGAGAAGCACGGGTCTTTTGCAAAGGTTGAAGATTTAAAAAAGGTTGACGGCATCGGCAATAAACTTTTTGAAAAGATAAAACCTTATGTTGCTGTAAAAACGGATACTGCCAGGCAGGAGAAATAA
- a CDS encoding HD-GYP domain-containing protein: MDDGYLRRYVSNLCVQLKNRQNPSIRDLFHFTERGYSDRLFEVRESVTYLFDEAYRYQRFRHLQAKYLGIITRLSMYIEIRDPLAIGHTIRLSKYAKAIGKALSWRREKVEELEIGAHLHDIGKVCVAESVLNKKEMLTPQEMKLVKRHTRIGAGMLVSTDFLKPIVPYLLYHHEKYDGTGYPFGLKGKDIPVEGRIMAVLDTYDALINERPYREALSNDNAVDELIKQKELQLDPDVVTVFVELIQKGIITAN; encoded by the coding sequence ATGGATGATGGTTATCTCAGGAGATATGTCAGTAACCTTTGTGTACAGTTGAAGAACAGGCAGAATCCTTCAATCCGGGACCTGTTTCATTTTACGGAAAGAGGTTACTCAGACCGTCTATTTGAAGTCAGGGAATCAGTAACATATCTTTTTGATGAGGCATACAGGTACCAGAGATTCAGACACCTCCAGGCTAAGTATCTCGGTATAATTACACGGCTGTCAATGTATATTGAGATCAGGGATCCGCTTGCCATCGGGCATACCATAAGGCTGTCCAAGTATGCAAAGGCAATAGGCAAGGCATTGAGCTGGAGGCGGGAAAAGGTTGAGGAACTGGAAATCGGGGCGCATCTGCATGATATCGGTAAGGTGTGCGTGGCTGAATCAGTATTGAATAAAAAGGAGATGCTGACCCCGCAGGAGATGAAGCTTGTAAAGAGGCATACGAGGATTGGTGCAGGTATGCTTGTGAGTACGGATTTTCTGAAACCGATAGTACCGTATTTACTTTACCATCATGAGAAGTATGATGGTACCGGCTATCCTTTCGGTCTTAAAGGAAAGGACATCCCTGTGGAGGGAAGGATAATGGCGGTGTTGGATACGTATGACGCATTAATCAATGAGCGGCCTTACCGTGAGGCATTGTCCAATGATAACGCAGTTGACGAACTGATTAAGCAAAAAGAGCTTCAGCTTGACCCTGATGTTGTGACTGTATTTGTAGAGTTGATTCAAAAAGGGATTATTACGGCAAACTGA